In the bacterium genome, one interval contains:
- the tpiA gene encoding triose-phosphate isomerase: MRKPLLAGNWKMNLGIEDSLKFVMRFLRALPNHVKPDIVICPPATSLYTVSVALSEQNRVVLGAQNCHWEESGAFTGEISPAFLSELECKYVIIGHSERRQYFLETNDILNKKLAAALKSGLIPIYCIGETLDERKAEKTLAVIEKQLAEGLGSLNFTGQNLVLAYEPVWAIGTGQVATPEQAEEVHVFIREWVKKNKSSELASHLRILYGGSVKPDNIRQLMDKPNIDGALVGGASLSVESFLELVSLDKD; the protein is encoded by the coding sequence ATGCGTAAACCACTATTAGCCGGCAATTGGAAAATGAATTTGGGCATTGAAGACTCGCTCAAATTTGTGATGCGTTTTTTACGAGCACTTCCCAACCACGTTAAACCCGATATTGTTATTTGCCCTCCCGCTACCTCACTGTACACCGTGTCGGTAGCCCTGTCGGAGCAAAACCGCGTGGTGTTGGGAGCTCAAAATTGTCATTGGGAAGAAAGCGGTGCTTTTACCGGCGAAATAAGTCCGGCTTTTTTAAGTGAATTGGAATGTAAATATGTCATCATTGGCCATTCCGAGCGCCGCCAGTATTTTTTAGAAACCAATGACATCCTCAATAAAAAATTAGCAGCCGCTTTGAAATCGGGCCTAATTCCCATTTACTGTATTGGCGAAACCTTAGACGAGCGCAAGGCCGAGAAAACTTTGGCTGTAATAGAAAAACAGTTGGCCGAAGGCTTGGGAAGTCTAAATTTTACCGGTCAAAACCTAGTCTTAGCCTACGAGCCCGTTTGGGCTATAGGCACGGGCCAGGTAGCTACCCCCGAACAGGCCGAAGAAGTGCATGTTTTTATTAGAGAATGGGTCAAAAAAAATAAGTCATCCGAGCTTGCATCTCATTTAAGAATTTTATATGGTGGCTCGGTTAAACCCGATAACATCCGTCAATTGATGGATAAGCCCAATATTGATGGCGCCTTGGTGGGCGGGGCATCGTTATCGGTGGAGTCTTTTTTAGAACTCGTTAGTTTGGACAAGGATTAA
- the secG gene encoding preprotein translocase subunit SecG, translated as MLQSFEPLILGFHFILCIFLIITILLQAGKGADIGAAFGAGSSQTLFGARGAATFLSKMTAIAAILFLVTSLTLSGIHKNRSLNGLDISMPETPAADTNAAPKEEPKASETKPEDKKE; from the coding sequence ATGTTACAGTCGTTTGAGCCTCTTATTTTAGGTTTTCATTTCATTTTGTGCATTTTTTTAATTATCACCATTTTACTGCAAGCCGGTAAAGGGGCCGATATTGGGGCCGCTTTTGGAGCCGGCAGCTCACAAACTTTATTTGGCGCTCGTGGCGCCGCTACTTTTTTATCCAAAATGACGGCTATTGCAGCCATTTTGTTTTTAGTAACTTCTCTTACCTTATCGGGCATTCATAAAAACCGCTCCCTTAACGGTTTAGACATTTCAATGCCCGAAACACCAGCGGCCGATACCAATGCCGCACCCAAGGAAGAACCAAAAGCTAGCGAAACAAAACCCGAGGATAAAAAAGAATAA
- a CDS encoding carbon-nitrogen hydrolase, with translation MTSSTVTLGLVQMNCSANPEENLNKAIINIEKLADAGSQIIALQELFGSLYFCQENKDDYFKLASPIPGKVSDALSLVAKKKNIVLVASLYENDNNQYYNTAVIFDADGTLKTKYRKLHIPDDLKNHYSELYYFKPGNLPLQATQTKYGKIGVLVCWDQWYPEPARALAADGAQIIFYPTAIGWPRKEREQAIGKAEFEAWVTMQRSHAIANGVFVAAINRVGHEDNLNFWGGSFVSGPFGVIQQQLGHDEEANLMVKIDLNESDTVKKDWPFLNCRRFKLNSPGVFKDS, from the coding sequence ATGACTTCATCCACAGTCACATTAGGCTTAGTACAGATGAATTGCTCGGCAAACCCCGAGGAAAACCTCAATAAGGCCATTATTAATATTGAAAAACTAGCCGATGCCGGATCACAAATTATTGCATTGCAAGAACTCTTTGGCAGCCTTTATTTTTGCCAAGAAAATAAGGACGATTATTTTAAACTCGCCTCCCCTATTCCGGGTAAAGTAAGTGATGCGCTGTCATTAGTGGCTAAAAAGAAAAACATTGTGCTGGTAGCCTCTCTCTACGAAAACGATAACAATCAGTATTACAACACAGCCGTTATTTTTGATGCCGACGGCACACTTAAAACCAAATATCGCAAGTTGCACATTCCGGACGATTTAAAAAATCATTATTCCGAACTTTATTATTTTAAACCTGGCAACTTGCCGCTTCAAGCAACGCAAACCAAGTATGGCAAAATTGGTGTGCTTGTCTGCTGGGACCAATGGTATCCCGAACCGGCCCGTGCCTTGGCCGCAGATGGTGCTCAAATCATTTTTTATCCCACCGCTATCGGCTGGCCTCGCAAAGAACGAGAACAGGCCATTGGAAAAGCCGAATTTGAGGCCTGGGTTACCATGCAACGCTCGCATGCCATTGCTAACGGCGTTTTTGTAGCCGCCATCAACCGCGTGGGTCATGAAGATAATCTTAATTTTTGGGGTGGTTCTTTTGTAAGCGGTCCCTTTGGTGTGATTCAGCAACAATTAGGGCATGATGAAGAAGCCAACCTCATGGTTAAAATTGATTTGAATGAATCGGATACGGTTAAAAAGGACTGGCCCTTTTTAAATTGCCGTCGTTTCAAATTAAACTCTCCCGGAGTATTTAAAGACTCATGA
- a CDS encoding agmatine deiminase family protein, producing the protein MSTPASLGYHMPAEWELHEGTWISWPHNENSFPGKIHFISKFWVAIAKNLHEHENIHINVKDKEMETSIKTLLQAQNVDMNKIFLHPFETNDCWARDHGPIFIVRNKDNKRELALTDWEFNMWGGKYPPWDLDNQIPQKIAKLYNIPSFSPKIVLEGGSIDVNGAGCLLTTKTCLLNKNRNPHLSQVQIEQYLKDYLGVKKILWLGDGIAGDDTDGHVDDITRFVAADTIVTAIENDPKDDNFKPLQKNLELLKTFTDTEGKPFKIITIPMPKGQYEGDTRMPASYLNFYIGNGAVLVPTFNDPNDQVALDTLQKLFPTRKIVGVYAYDLVWGFGAFHCITQQQPKL; encoded by the coding sequence ATGAGCACTCCTGCATCCTTAGGCTACCACATGCCCGCCGAATGGGAACTTCATGAAGGAACCTGGATATCGTGGCCCCATAACGAAAACTCATTCCCTGGAAAAATTCATTTCATTTCAAAGTTTTGGGTGGCTATTGCTAAAAACTTACATGAACACGAAAACATCCATATAAATGTAAAAGATAAGGAGATGGAAACAAGCATTAAAACCTTACTTCAAGCCCAAAATGTGGACATGAATAAAATTTTTCTGCACCCCTTTGAAACCAACGATTGCTGGGCTCGCGATCATGGTCCAATTTTTATTGTTAGAAACAAGGACAACAAAAGAGAACTGGCGCTCACCGACTGGGAATTTAACATGTGGGGCGGTAAATACCCGCCTTGGGATTTAGATAACCAGATTCCTCAAAAAATAGCGAAGCTTTACAATATCCCCTCTTTCAGCCCCAAAATTGTGCTGGAAGGTGGATCTATTGATGTAAACGGCGCGGGTTGTTTACTAACCACCAAAACCTGCCTGTTAAACAAAAACCGTAACCCACACTTAAGCCAGGTTCAAATTGAACAATATTTAAAAGATTATTTGGGTGTAAAAAAGATTTTATGGCTAGGCGACGGCATTGCTGGTGACGACACCGACGGCCATGTAGACGATATCACGCGCTTTGTAGCCGCCGATACCATAGTGACGGCCATTGAAAACGATCCCAAAGACGACAACTTTAAACCTCTTCAGAAAAATTTGGAGCTCTTAAAAACATTTACCGATACCGAGGGCAAACCGTTCAAGATTATCACCATCCCCATGCCCAAGGGCCAATATGAAGGCGACACACGCATGCCGGCCAGCTATCTCAACTTTTATATTGGTAACGGCGCTGTTTTAGTACCTACATTTAACGATCCTAATGATCAGGTGGCCTTAGATACTCTTCAAAAGCTCTTCCCAACCCGTAAAATTGTGGGCGTGTATGCTTACGATTTAGTATGGGGTTTTGGGGCTTTTCATTGCATTACGCAGCAGCAACCAAAACTCTAA
- a CDS encoding CPBP family intramembrane metalloprotease: MKKLVFIWFVVIALIKTLDFIPLSFVVANKAVFTAVILLYAPLVIALQNKDRSQYDVLDTKKLFSAFKWFFIVSLIIFPIAVVVNHGYQHFLGNGYTGKAVPRLGEFIFYQLIVVGLPEEFFFRGFLQNKLNGVFTLRRPIIGVPVGLALPVTSLIFALSHSIITIQWWHILIFFPSLLFGWLFEKTKTIWASVLFHAACNVFAQWAYWAYLR; the protein is encoded by the coding sequence ATGAAAAAATTAGTTTTCATCTGGTTTGTAGTTATTGCCTTAATTAAGACCCTCGATTTTATTCCTCTTTCTTTTGTGGTGGCTAATAAAGCCGTGTTTACGGCGGTTATTTTGTTGTACGCCCCTTTGGTGATTGCCCTTCAAAATAAGGATCGCTCTCAATATGATGTGCTGGATACCAAAAAACTTTTTAGCGCGTTTAAGTGGTTTTTTATTGTTTCTCTTATTATTTTTCCCATTGCTGTTGTGGTTAATCATGGATACCAGCATTTTTTGGGAAATGGCTATACAGGGAAGGCTGTGCCCCGCTTGGGTGAGTTTATTTTTTATCAATTGATTGTGGTAGGTTTGCCGGAAGAATTCTTTTTTAGAGGGTTTTTGCAAAATAAATTAAACGGGGTTTTTACCTTGCGGCGCCCTATTATAGGCGTTCCTGTGGGCTTAGCATTGCCTGTTACCAGTCTTATTTTTGCATTATCTCATAGTATTATTACTATTCAGTGGTGGCATATTCTTATCTTTTTTCCTTCCTTGTTATTTGGGTGGTTGTTTGAAAAAACAAAAACCATCTGGGCCTCTGTTTTGTTTCATGCGGCATGCAATGTGTTTGCACAATGGGCTTATTGGGCTTATTTGCGTTAA
- a CDS encoding prolipoprotein diacylglyceryl transferase, giving the protein MIPTFFFMVMVASLAATFYIYYLAPKRGLSQIAVLDLSLYGTIFGVIGARLFHIFFEYPGYYWEDPIRVFYFWQGGFVGYGVFIGLALTTIIYVKLKKLPLLKYVDLIAFAGPIIVFFVRVGCIGAGCCYGKPTHFPLHLVFNNPASDAGHDFPGIALHATQIYDMCNAIITFLILHWVDKRKKTDGWLALVFFTAYPIMRFLIEYLRGDTDRGVYLNGMLSTSQITSLVFLSIVGMLALLLRRYHKIHTHSESFNVQQ; this is encoded by the coding sequence GTGATCCCCACTTTCTTTTTTATGGTGATGGTGGCCTCATTGGCTGCAACCTTTTATATTTATTACCTGGCACCCAAAAGAGGACTTTCGCAAATTGCTGTTCTCGACCTTTCACTTTATGGCACTATTTTTGGTGTGATTGGGGCCCGTTTATTTCATATTTTTTTCGAATACCCAGGTTATTATTGGGAGGATCCCATCCGTGTTTTTTATTTTTGGCAGGGTGGTTTTGTTGGCTATGGTGTTTTTATTGGTTTGGCGCTTACTACCATTATATATGTAAAGCTTAAAAAATTGCCACTTCTTAAGTATGTTGATCTCATTGCTTTTGCTGGTCCCATTATTGTGTTTTTTGTACGCGTGGGTTGTATTGGCGCTGGATGCTGCTATGGAAAGCCCACACATTTTCCTCTTCACCTTGTTTTTAATAATCCAGCAAGCGATGCAGGACATGATTTTCCAGGTATCGCGCTGCATGCTACTCAAATTTACGACATGTGTAATGCTATTATCACGTTTCTTATTTTGCATTGGGTGGACAAACGGAAAAAAACAGACGGTTGGTTGGCGTTGGTATTTTTCACAGCTTACCCCATCATGCGCTTTTTGATTGAATATCTGCGTGGCGATACGGATAGGGGCGTGTATTTAAACGGCATGCTTTCTACATCTCAAATTACCAGTCTTGTTTTTTTAAGTATTGTAGGGATGTTGGCGTTACTTCTAAGGCGGTATCATAAAATTCATACCCATTCCGAAAGCTTTAATGTGCAACAATGA
- the lspA gene encoding signal peptidase II, with amino-acid sequence MLHKIKKILLVFPPIYILDQITKALIVKYFTFGASKVIIPGYFDLVHVRNRGAAFGFLAAWDSHLRDIFFYVLSGVAIAFLYSFLKQLKSSDKLSIVAVGMVFSGAIGNLTDRIFRGSVVDFLSFHWQNKTASFSLLGKHVFFDLTWPAFNVADMAISCGVVLLLYTMVRSKS; translated from the coding sequence ATGCTCCATAAAATCAAAAAAATTCTTTTGGTTTTTCCTCCCATTTATATTCTCGATCAAATTACCAAGGCACTTATTGTTAAATATTTTACTTTTGGAGCTTCAAAAGTCATCATCCCCGGTTATTTTGATTTGGTGCATGTGCGTAATAGGGGGGCGGCTTTTGGTTTTTTGGCGGCTTGGGATTCACATTTAAGAGATATATTCTTTTATGTTCTTTCAGGTGTGGCCATTGCTTTTTTATATTCTTTTTTAAAGCAGCTTAAATCATCGGATAAACTGTCTATTGTAGCTGTGGGTATGGTGTTTAGTGGGGCTATTGGCAATTTAACCGATCGCATTTTTAGAGGGTCGGTTGTTGATTTTTTATCTTTCCATTGGCAAAATAAAACTGCCTCTTTCTCTTTACTAGGAAAACATGTATTCTTTGATCTTACATGGCCGGCTTTTAATGTTGCCGACATGGCTATTAGTTGCGGTGTTGTTTTGCTTCTTTACACAATGGTGAGATCAAAAAGTTAA
- the ileS gene encoding isoleucine--tRNA ligase — translation MDYKATLNLPKTDFPMKAELPKREPQFLERWEKEGTYKKLLAKNEKKPSFILHDGPPYANGHIHFGHILNKVLKDIIIKYKNISGAYAPFVPGWDCHGLPIELGAVKELTEANLPPEQVHNPLVRREACRTYAHRFINFQKDEFKRLGIFAEWDRPYLTLTNQFEADIAREFVKLYSQGYVYQGKKPVYWCTSCNTALAEAEVEYEELSSPSIYVKFKINNPEKLNDEDKSFTGKNVYFVIWTTTPWTLPANLGLALGLDICYVSIKIDDDYYIVAENLLTTFLKDIEFIGKQEIVASYSGTELLSHDLIASHPFLKRNSKVVEGFHVTTEAGTGVVHIAPGHGQEDYVIGQKFGLETLCPIDAQGKLMVGSLETARDPAIRSWEGLFIKKANNEIVKYLAEQKILLNPPGQMLKHKYPHCWRCKNPVIFRATEQWFCSLAHNDLRKKTLRTITGNIKWVPSWGRERIYGMIESRPDWCLSRQRIWGVPIPVHTCKKCHKVHLDEKSGAFIVAAFEKEGADAWWRATGPLLPQGTTCECGSVEFEKEKSILDVWFDSGVTHAAVLERFSGLSSPADLYLEGSDQHRGWFHSSLLTSMATRDRSPYKTCLTHGFVVDGQGKKYSKSAKNYVPPEKILSETGAELLRLWVAAEDYRNDIRVSDEIIKVLAEVYRKIRNTCRFMLGNLYDFNPDTDLVPYAKREEIDRYALSMAATVAEKMEKAYDDYEFHVVHHSLNKFFTVELSALYLDILKDRLYCDRAGGALRRSAQSTMYDILRLVLPLMAPILSFTSEEIWGFMPKTKTDASSIFLVDKLAINEEWKNKEITERWERIGRIRDEVLKVLEEARKKKEIGHPLDAKVLLGGGGETLSFIQKYEADWTQILIVSQVEIKDAKAVSGFESKNVPQLVIQVVPAQGKKCERCWNYKTDVGASGVHPTVCKRCEEAVS, via the coding sequence ATGGATTATAAGGCAACTTTAAATCTTCCTAAAACCGATTTTCCTATGAAGGCCGAGCTCCCCAAGCGTGAACCTCAATTTTTGGAGCGTTGGGAAAAAGAAGGCACTTACAAAAAGCTGCTTGCTAAAAATGAAAAGAAACCCAGTTTTATTTTGCATGATGGCCCTCCGTATGCCAACGGGCACATCCACTTTGGGCATATTCTTAATAAAGTTTTAAAAGATATTATTATCAAATATAAAAATATTAGCGGTGCTTATGCACCTTTTGTTCCGGGCTGGGATTGCCATGGGCTTCCTATTGAATTGGGCGCTGTTAAAGAACTTACCGAAGCCAACTTGCCTCCCGAACAGGTTCACAACCCCTTGGTGCGCCGCGAGGCTTGCCGTACTTATGCTCACCGTTTTATTAATTTTCAAAAAGATGAGTTTAAACGCCTGGGTATTTTTGCCGAATGGGACCGTCCGTATTTAACCCTCACTAACCAATTTGAAGCCGATATTGCCCGTGAATTTGTAAAACTGTATAGTCAGGGTTATGTGTATCAGGGTAAAAAGCCCGTATACTGGTGTACATCCTGTAACACGGCATTAGCTGAAGCCGAAGTAGAGTACGAAGAATTATCGTCCCCTTCCATTTACGTAAAATTTAAAATTAATAACCCCGAAAAACTGAACGATGAAGACAAATCGTTTACGGGAAAAAATGTATATTTTGTAATTTGGACAACTACCCCGTGGACCTTGCCGGCTAACCTAGGTTTGGCGTTGGGCTTAGACATTTGTTACGTGAGTATTAAAATAGACGATGACTATTATATTGTAGCCGAAAATTTACTGACTACGTTTTTAAAAGACATCGAGTTTATTGGAAAACAGGAAATTGTGGCTTCTTATTCGGGAACTGAACTTTTAAGCCACGATTTGATAGCCTCTCATCCTTTTTTAAAACGCAATTCAAAAGTAGTGGAAGGTTTTCATGTAACCACCGAAGCAGGCACTGGTGTGGTGCATATTGCACCGGGTCATGGTCAAGAAGATTATGTGATTGGTCAAAAGTTTGGCTTAGAAACTTTATGCCCCATAGATGCCCAGGGAAAACTGATGGTAGGTTCTCTAGAAACCGCGCGCGACCCGGCTATTCGCAGTTGGGAAGGTCTTTTTATTAAAAAGGCCAATAACGAAATTGTAAAATATTTGGCCGAACAAAAAATTTTGCTCAATCCCCCGGGGCAAATGCTCAAGCATAAATATCCACATTGCTGGCGTTGTAAAAACCCTGTTATTTTTCGCGCTACCGAACAATGGTTTTGCTCGCTGGCTCACAACGATTTACGCAAAAAAACACTACGCACTATTACCGGCAATATTAAATGGGTTCCCTCGTGGGGGCGCGAACGTATTTATGGCATGATTGAATCGCGCCCCGATTGGTGTTTATCGCGCCAGCGTATTTGGGGTGTTCCTATTCCGGTGCATACCTGTAAAAAATGCCACAAAGTGCATTTAGACGAAAAATCGGGCGCTTTTATTGTAGCGGCGTTTGAAAAAGAAGGTGCCGATGCCTGGTGGCGCGCAACTGGCCCGTTATTGCCCCAGGGTACTACTTGTGAGTGTGGTAGCGTTGAGTTTGAAAAAGAAAAAAGTATTTTGGATGTTTGGTTTGATTCTGGTGTTACACACGCAGCCGTATTGGAACGCTTTAGTGGGCTTAGTTCCCCCGCCGATTTGTATTTAGAAGGCTCCGATCAACATCGAGGTTGGTTTCATTCTTCGCTTCTTACCTCTATGGCCACGCGCGATCGTTCCCCGTACAAAACATGCCTTACGCACGGATTTGTGGTGGATGGACAGGGAAAAAAATATTCCAAATCGGCTAAAAATTATGTGCCACCCGAAAAAATCTTATCCGAAACGGGGGCCGAGCTGTTGCGTTTGTGGGTAGCGGCCGAAGATTATCGAAACGATATCCGTGTATCGGACGAAATCATTAAAGTTTTGGCCGAAGTGTACCGAAAAATCCGCAACACGTGTCGTTTTATGTTGGGGAATTTGTACGATTTTAATCCCGATACTGATTTGGTTCCATATGCCAAGCGCGAAGAAATTGACCGTTATGCTTTATCGATGGCCGCAACCGTTGCCGAAAAAATGGAAAAGGCCTATGACGACTACGAATTCCATGTTGTGCATCACAGCCTTAATAAGTTTTTTACCGTTGAACTTTCGGCTTTGTATCTTGATATTTTAAAAGATCGTCTCTATTGCGATCGTGCCGGTGGTGCCTTGCGTCGTTCGGCACAATCCACCATGTACGATATCCTACGTTTAGTGTTACCGCTCATGGCGCCCATCCTGTCATTTACCTCCGAAGAAATTTGGGGTTTTATGCCCAAAACTAAAACGGATGCGAGCAGTATCTTTTTGGTAGATAAGTTAGCTATTAATGAAGAATGGAAAAATAAGGAAATTACCGAACGTTGGGAACGTATCGGGCGTATTCGTGATGAAGTGTTAAAAGTCTTGGAAGAAGCTCGTAAGAAAAAAGAAATTGGACATCCGCTCGATGCCAAAGTGTTGTTGGGTGGTGGCGGAGAAACGTTATCGTTTATTCAAAAATATGAAGCCGACTGGACGCAAATCCTCATCGTGTCTCAAGTAGAAATTAAAGACGCCAAAGCCGTTTCTGGATTTGAAAGTAAGAATGTTCCGCAACTGGTTATTCAGGTGGTTCCTGCCCAGGGTAAGAAATGTGAGCGTTGCTGGAACTATAAAACAGATGTAGGTGCTTCCGGTGTTCATCCTACCGTATGTAAACGCTGCGAAGAGGCGGTGAGCTGA
- a CDS encoding aldo/keto reductase has protein sequence MIPPLGATIDGTGRYFRRLQKRWMHEEKVRSLCEWTIPAMAIGTYLGHYDSDTDALYTKTLETALEMGINFIDTSINYRCQRSEKTIGRVLAKLIQLKKLARDEVVISTKGGFIPFLDAPAPSLKKYIEDQFITPGILTADDIVANCHSLAPRFIDNQISTSLRNLNCETVDVYYLHNPETQLPHVGENVFYEKIEKAFHVLEENVDKGKIQYYGLATWNGFRAPVLEALNLNKLYQIAVDVGGADHHFKALQMPYNLAMREASVSLNQKVGDRMLSTLTLANDLGLQVMASSPLLQTQVLQKGDAFFKKIPGNFTPVQKALQFVESKKMITSVMSGIKLLAHLKENMAVLEKENWTPAQLKEITTLL, from the coding sequence ATGATTCCTCCTTTAGGTGCCACAATAGACGGAACCGGCCGTTATTTTCGTCGTCTCCAAAAACGGTGGATGCACGAAGAAAAAGTGCGCAGTTTGTGCGAATGGACTATTCCAGCCATGGCCATTGGTACTTATTTGGGCCACTACGACAGCGATACCGATGCTCTCTATACCAAAACTCTTGAAACAGCCTTAGAGATGGGCATTAATTTTATTGATACCTCTATTAATTATCGTTGCCAGCGCAGTGAAAAAACCATTGGGCGTGTTTTAGCCAAACTTATTCAATTAAAAAAACTAGCGCGCGATGAGGTGGTTATTTCTACCAAAGGCGGTTTTATTCCCTTTTTAGATGCGCCGGCGCCATCTCTTAAAAAATATATTGAAGACCAATTTATAACTCCGGGCATTTTAACTGCCGATGATATTGTGGCCAATTGCCATTCTTTAGCCCCACGTTTTATAGATAACCAAATTAGTACCAGTCTCCGTAATTTAAATTGTGAAACCGTAGATGTTTATTATTTACATAATCCCGAAACCCAACTGCCGCATGTGGGCGAAAATGTTTTTTATGAAAAAATTGAAAAAGCTTTTCATGTTTTGGAAGAAAATGTGGATAAAGGAAAAATTCAGTATTATGGATTGGCCACCTGGAATGGTTTTAGAGCCCCTGTTTTAGAAGCTCTTAATTTAAACAAGTTATATCAAATAGCTGTTGATGTGGGAGGGGCTGATCATCATTTTAAGGCTCTGCAAATGCCTTATAATTTGGCTATGCGCGAGGCCTCCGTCTCTCTTAATCAAAAAGTAGGTGACAGAATGTTGTCTACTTTAACCCTGGCTAACGATTTAGGATTGCAGGTTATGGCATCCTCGCCCTTGTTGCAAACGCAGGTGTTGCAAAAAGGAGATGCGTTTTTTAAAAAAATACCGGGTAATTTTACTCCCGTGCAAAAAGCTTTGCAGTTTGTAGAATCTAAAAAAATGATTACCAGCGTGATGAGCGGCATTAAATTGTTGGCGCATTTAAAAGAAAATATGGCGGTATTAGAAAAAGAAAATTGGACGCCTGCTCAGCTAAAAGAAATTACAACGTTATTGTAG
- a CDS encoding ribulose 1,5-bisphosphate carboxylase: protein MVQSADIEGFVFNPEKHRISDYLGIDYIFETEIDPHLACAGICSEQSTAQWKRPGLNEDYRPQYAAKFTNLKIIKTQNSFSYPEYQASRPVTVCSVRVYHPLINFGPRIPNLLSAIAGEGAFYCPSIPVLKITDIHFPETFLKNFPGPTFGIDGLRQSLQVYNRPFFIGVVKPNIGLEAADFAEITYQSLVGGLDIAKDDEMLADAPNLELSARLKAVETLRRKAESETKIPKMFVVNVTDETQAMEELYKKAKEGGAGCVMVNSYFTGMPALKRLRQLSSLPILSHFTGAALFERLQHYGIEGKVFVKLQRLLGADIIVIPGFGPRMYAPDWRVQEQVQACLEPMGNIKPALAVPGGSDSAVTLPLVYQKIGHPHFGFIAGRGVFGHPLGPKAGAMSLHQAWNAIKNGVDLQKYSEQNTELKLALDSFK from the coding sequence ATGGTTCAATCAGCCGACATTGAGGGTTTTGTTTTTAATCCAGAAAAGCATCGGATAAGTGATTATTTAGGTATCGATTATATTTTTGAAACCGAAATTGATCCACACCTTGCTTGTGCCGGAATTTGCAGTGAGCAAAGTACAGCCCAGTGGAAACGTCCTGGTTTAAACGAAGATTACCGCCCTCAGTATGCCGCCAAGTTTACCAATCTTAAAATTATCAAAACCCAAAATTCTTTTTCGTATCCCGAATATCAGGCTTCTCGTCCTGTTACGGTTTGTTCGGTAAGAGTTTATCATCCTTTAATCAATTTTGGACCGCGCATTCCTAATTTATTGTCGGCCATTGCAGGCGAGGGGGCTTTTTATTGTCCGTCTATCCCCGTTCTTAAAATTACCGATATTCATTTTCCAGAAACCTTCTTAAAAAACTTTCCTGGGCCGACTTTTGGCATTGACGGGCTAAGACAAAGTTTACAGGTTTACAACAGACCCTTTTTTATTGGTGTGGTTAAACCCAATATTGGACTTGAGGCAGCCGATTTTGCTGAGATTACCTACCAAAGTTTGGTGGGAGGGCTTGATATTGCCAAAGATGATGAAATGTTGGCCGATGCTCCCAATTTAGAATTAAGTGCACGTTTAAAAGCTGTTGAAACGTTACGCCGTAAGGCAGAATCTGAAACAAAAATTCCAAAAATGTTTGTGGTGAATGTGACAGACGAAACCCAGGCCATGGAAGAACTTTATAAAAAAGCCAAAGAGGGTGGAGCGGGTTGTGTGATGGTAAATTCTTATTTTACCGGCATGCCGGCCTTAAAGCGGCTGCGTCAACTCTCATCGCTTCCCATTCTTTCTCATTTTACTGGAGCTGCTCTTTTTGAACGCCTTCAGCATTACGGCATTGAAGGAAAAGTTTTTGTAAAGCTTCAACGTTTACTGGGGGCCGATATTATTGTTATCCCGGGTTTTGGCCCGCGGATGTATGCGCCCGATTGGCGTGTACAAGAACAGGTTCAAGCCTGTTTGGAGCCTATGGGCAATATAAAACCGGCTCTGGCAGTGCCTGGTGGTAGCGATTCGGCCGTAACTTTACCTCTTGTTTATCAAAAAATTGGTCATCCTCATTTTGGTTTTATTGCCGGCCGTGGTGTGTTTGGGCATCCGTTAGGGCCCAAAGCCGGGGCTATGTCACTTCATCAGGCCTGGAATGCCATAAAAAATGGTGTTGATCTTCAAAAATATTCGGAACAGAATACGGAACTCAAATTAGCTCTCGATAGTTTTAAGTAA
- a CDS encoding secondary thiamine-phosphate synthase enzyme YjbQ, with translation MITDSITLITTKPLQLMDITEAVSQKIKELNITNGLLVVASHHTTAGIKINEQCDALERDFYAWAEKLAPSKANYEHNKVAVDDRPNAHSHLLSFLINTSETIIVKNGKMELGTWQRLFFIELDGPREKRTVNLTVLI, from the coding sequence ATGATTACAGATTCCATCACTCTTATTACCACAAAACCTCTCCAGTTAATGGATATTACCGAAGCCGTTTCTCAAAAAATAAAAGAACTCAATATTACAAACGGCCTTTTGGTGGTTGCCAGTCATCATACAACCGCTGGTATTAAAATTAACGAACAATGTGATGCCTTGGAACGTGATTTTTATGCTTGGGCCGAAAAACTGGCGCCCTCTAAGGCCAACTACGAACATAATAAAGTGGCCGTGGATGATAGACCCAATGCCCATAGTCATTTACTCAGTTTTCTAATCAACACGTCCGAAACCATTATTGTTAAAAACGGAAAAATGGAATTAGGAACCTGGCAGCGTCTTTTTTTTATTGAATTAGACGGGCCACGGGAGAAGCGTACCGTAAATTTAACCGTACTGATATAA